The following is a genomic window from Armatimonadota bacterium.
CGCCGAAGTAACCGTCCTTGGTCCAGAAGCAGGTCTGGCTGCGCAGGATCGCGACCTGCGAACCGATGCGATCGAGCAGCCAGCGCGGCAGGTTCGAGGAGTAGAGCGTGTCGTGATACAGGCGCGTGAGCTGCGTCAGTTCCGGCAGGCGCGATGCCACCTCACGCGCGACATCCAGGGCGCCGCCCCACCAATTCGCGTACATGTTGCCGCGGCCGCCCCATTTCCGATTGCCGTGCGCCGCGTTGGGGAAATGCCAGGCCAGGACAAATGTCACGGTTCGCTTCTCGCCGGGCTTGAGCTTGAAGGGGACCGCAAGCGCCGCGTCCGTTGTTGCCCCGGGCGGGGACGGCCCGGCCTTCTTCGGGCCGTGGAGTTCGCCGTCATTGGCAAAGGCGGCGGCGAGCGCGTCGAGCTCGCGCCATGCGGCGGTCGCCGTCGCGGCTTCGCCGATGGCCGCGAGCGCCATGTCGCCGGACCCCGGCGCGTCGTCCTTCATGTCCGCGGACATGTGCAGGACAGTCGCGCCCTTGACGCGCGCGATCCGATTCATGTTCCCGCCGTAATCCCCGTGCGACCGGCCGTCAATCGCGCCCTTTCCCGTGAAGCCGACGGCGTTTTGCTGCGTCGCGAGGAAGCTCACCTCCGCCGTCTCGTCGCCGCGGTTCTCGGCGCTCAGGTTGTAGATCGCGCACGGGATGGCGGAATCACGGGCATTGAGGGGTATCAGCGGATTGAACGTCTCCAGACTCACGGAAACGGGCAGCTGCGGGTCTTTGAAGTCGTACCAGCCGAAGGGATACTCGCCGCGAAAGCTGAGGCTCTTCATCGCCGCGAACGGCCCCACCGGCGCGGTCTGCAGCGCGCGCACCATTGCCGGCGCTCCCGGCGATTTCGCACGCACCGCGAAGAAGCTGTGCGGGACCGATGCCTGCTCGTGGTTGTTGAAGATCTGCCACACCGTGCGCACCCCGCGGCCGTCCATCTGAATGCAGCCGCTGCCGATCCCGCCGACCGGCAGGCTGATCCCCGTGAGCTGCTCCCCGCGATAGACGCGCTGCCGCCCGCGCGAGAACAGATAGTCGTCCGACGAGAGCTGCCGCCTGTGTTTCGCGGCTTCTGCCTTGCGGCGCGCGGCGAGGGCGCGCTCCCGCTCGATTCGCGCCCGCTCGCGCTGCGCGAAAGTCCTTCTCAGCATCGCAGTTGCCTCGAGATCAATCCGGCCCGTCGCGGTGAAGTCGTCGAACGTCACGTGCCCCCAGCCGCCCGTGCGCCTGTCAACGATGCTGACGAACATCTTCACGCCGACGAATTCGTGGGCGTCCCAGACCACGCGGCGCATCAGTTCCGCCGACCTGCCGCTGGCTTTGAGAACTTCGGTACCATCCTCGGTGCACAGCGCGACGTAGGTATCGGGGTGCGCGCCGCCGCCGACGAGAAAGGAAATCGTGGGCTCGGTGAGGACGAACACGGGCGACTCGATCACGCCGATCATGGTGTCGTTGAACCCGCCGTCGGCCAGCTCCACCGTGCTCAGGAAGTACCTGCCCTGGTGGTTGAGTTTGACCTCGGGCGTGTTGCGGCACATCTCGCGGTCGCAGATGAGCCGGTCGAACTTCCCGGCGACGACCGCCCAGCCCTGCAAGTCCCCGGTCTCGAAATCGAACCTGACCTCATCGCCCGCCGCTCTCGATGTTGCCAGAAGCACGGGCAGTACCAGGCACACGAGGCCGAGAAAGCAGAATGAATGCGGCATGAGCATCCCCTCCGGGAATGGCCGTTATGTGAGCACGGTATGCGAGAAGCGAGTGTGACGTGCAACCGTGCACCGATCGGATATGCACTTCCACCGAGGCGCCGTCCAGGCCTGCGCGCCTCCGCGTCGCGCGGCGCCGACGGCTAGCCTGCGTTATTCATGCCTGTCGCGGGTCGGTCGTTGCGTGCGCCACAGTCGCTGCTCGCGGATCATTCATGACGCTTGTGCGCCCACCGGAGGCGGGTGAGCCTCAGGCGCAGCCCAGGCGGCCAGTCGGTCCGAAACCTGCGCTCGTCATGAATGATCCGGGCTAGTCCGCGATGTGCTTCGTCGCTTGGGCGAGGTCCATGCCGCGCACGTTGAGCAGGCTTGGGATCTGCGACACGAGCGCCAGCGCGAGTATCCCGAATACCGCAATCAAGTACGTCCGCAGGTAGATGACCGGCTCCAGTGACATGGATTCGGTCTGCGCCGAGGTGATGAGGTACACGTCGAGCCAGCGGCCCAAGGGCACCCCGACCGCCGCGCCCGCGGCGGCCACCGCGAGGTTCTCCACACTCGTGAACCAGGCGATCTGGCGCAGGCCGAAACCGAGCGTGCGCAGCGTCGCCAGCTCGCGCACGCGCTCCAAGACGTTGATGCTGACCGCCGTGAAGACCGCCGCGAAGGCAAGCCCGACGCCGAAGAAGGCGAGGATGCCCATGAACACTCTGTTGAAGCGCATCAGCTCCTGAATCTCGTCGTAGGTCTGCCCGCGATCGTGCACCGCCGCGACCGCCGGGATCCGATCGAGCCGCCGCTTGATCCATTCCAAACGCTCCGGCGCGCCGCGGATGAGCACACCGCTCGCCGCGCCCAGTGGCTTGCCGAGCCGGTCGGCGAAGAGGCGCTGCACGTCGTCCATGCGCATGTACGCCGTCGAGCCGATGGGCTGCGTAATCGCCGGCCCGACGCGCGCCATGCGGACGATCCCGAACTCGCGGCGATTCTGCACGTAGCTCAGCCTGATCCAATCGCCTTCGCGCACGCCGAACTTATTGCGCAGCATCGCGCCCAGCAGCACTTCGCCCGGTTCGGGCACGACGCGCCGCCCGGAGGCATCGGTGAGCCGCCGCAACTGCCCGCCCGGGGGAAGTCCCTCGAGGATCGTCGCGTGGGTCACATCGCCGCGTTCGAGGTCAACCGCGACCCCCAGCGTCGGCTCGACGCGCCACACGCCCGGCCACCCTTCGATCTGAGACACGACGCGCCCCGGCTGTTCGATGGCAAATCCCGCGGACACGTCGTAGCGCTCGATTTCCTGGAAGAAGGTCGCGATGGCGTCTTCCACGCTGTCGAGCAGGGCGAGGGAGAGGACGACCATGGCGACGCCAAGGGCGATGCCGAGGATGGTATAGACCGCGCGGCGTGGTCGTCGCACCAGGTTGCGCACGGGCAGCTTGAGGCTCGGCGGCAGGCCCCGGCCGAGCCAGCGCACGCCGCGCGGCAGGAACCCGGTCATCATCGCCTCCTGAGACATCGCCCGCGCCGGAGGCAGCCGGGCCGCCTTGCGCGCGGGCGACAGCGCGCCGATGAGGCCCGCGCCGGCCGCGATGAGCATGGCAGCGACCGCGAGGTCCGGCCTGCCCTCAAAGAACATGTATGGGATGTTGATGAAGTACACGTACATCCGGGTGACGGACCAGGCGAAGATATATCCCAGGCCTATGCCGAGAACGCCGCCGATGAGGGCCGGCGCCAGGGCGATCCACAGGTAGTGCACGAGCACGGCGCGCTGGCCGAAGCCGCTCGCTCGCAGCACCCCGATCTGCGGCCGCTGCGCCTGCACAATGCGCGCCAGCAGGGTGTAGTTCGTCAGCACCGTCGCGGTGAGGAAGAGCAGCGGAAAGATGATCGCCATCTGGCGGTAGCCCTCGAGGTCGGCCATGAGCAACTTGTTGCTGGGCTGCTCGTCGCGGGTGTCAGGCTTCTCGCCGCCGTAGCGATCGGTGATCGTCCGGATGCGCCGCGCCACCGCCTCCCGCTGCCCCGGCTCCGTAGTGACGCAGATCTCGTTGATCGCCCCCGCCATGTCGAACAGCGTTTCCGCCTGCCGCTCCGGGACGAACATGACGCCGAAGGTGTTGGGCGTCGGCATCAGATACTGCTTGCTCTGAATCGCGTAGATGTACTCGGCGCTCTGCACCAGCCCGACGATGCGGAAGCGGATCTCCTCGCCGCGGATCGTGGGGTAGATGAACTCGCCGACGCGGTAGTTGTGCGCCTTGGCGAAGCTGATTTCGAGCAGCGCCTCGCGGCGGCTCTGCGGCGAGAGATAGCGGCCTTTGACCACGCGCACGCGGTTGATCTCGGGCTGGTGTTCCGCCGGCACCGAGATCATGCGCCCCAGCACCTGGCGCACCGGGCGGTCGCGCAGGGACACCCTCACCTCTTCGACGATGCGGCCCATGGCGACCCGCACGCCGGGCACTCGCCCAACGCGGCGCGCCAGGCGGTCCGGCGCGGCCGCCATGCGCACCCACACGTCGCCGAACGCCAACTCGCGATAGGTGAGCGCGTACGAGCGGCCCAGGTTGCTGTAAGAAACGAGCGATCCCTGGAAGAACGCGATGCCGAGCATGACCGTCGCGGCGACCGCGATGAATTGCCATCGCGAGCGAGTCAGCTCTCTGATGACCTTGGTATTGAGGCGAGACATATTCGGGAAGACGGCGACTGACATTCGGGCGCGTTCGAGGAGCGCGCCTTGCTCGCCGGCGCTACTCTTCGCGCGCGGTTACACGCTGGCCGTCGCGGAGCCCCTCTCCGCCCGCGACGACGACCTGATCGCCTTCGCGCAGCCCGGAGGTGATCTCCGCATCTCGAAACGTCGTGTACCCGACCGCGACCTTCTGACGGCGAACCACGCTGCTCCGCACGACCATGACATAGGTCGTCTCGGCCTCCTCGATGAGGGCATCGGTCGGCGCGAGCAGCACGTCGCGGGCGAGGGTGGTGTCGGCGGAGACGTCAACCTCCATGCCGGGGCGAAGAAGCTCCGTCGGCTCGTCGAGCACGACCTTACTGCGGACGATCTTGGCGCGCACTTGCTCGAGGCCGCGCGGGATGGCCAGGGGAGCGACCTCCACCACGGCGCCGGGGAGCGGCCTGGCCAACGCTTCGGCGGCGACCTCCACCTTCTGGCCCACGTGCACCAGCGACAGATCCTCCTCGTCCACCTCCGCGGCAATCCAGAGGTTGTCTGTGTCCGTGATGAGGAACAGCGGCGTCTGCGGGCTGGCGAGATCGCCGACATCGAGATAGCGTCGCCCGACGCGGCCTGAGATCGGCGCGAGCACATCGGTCTCGGCGAGGGGGCTCGACGCGACAGCGACCGCCGCGCGGGCCTGCTCGACGCGGGCCTCGGCTGCGGTGAGACTCCGTTCGAGCACGGTGACCTGCCCCGCGGCCGCGCGCGCCTCTCGCTCCGTCGCTTGAGCGGCGCTCAGTTCGGCCTCGGCGGCGGCGATCTGCTCGGGGCGCGCGCCTTCCTGGAGCAGCGCCAACTCTTGGCGCGCCGCGCGCAGCGCGGCTTGCGCACCTGCCAGCCGCGCCTGCGCCGCATCGAGGTTTGCGCGGGAGACCGCGCCTTTGGCGAAGAGATCTCTCATGCGCTCGTAGTCCGCAGCTGCGAGTTTCGCCTCCGCCTCGGCGGCGGCGACCGCCTGGCGCGCGCTCTCGATTTCCTGCGTGCGAGATCCGGCGCGCAGATCCTGCAGGCGCGCGCGGGCCGCCAGCTCCGCGGCCTGGGCGCGCTGGATGCGGGCGCGGCTTGCCGCGCGCTCCTGGGCGAGCGCCGCATGTGCGCCGGCGACTTCGGCCTCTGCCATGCGCAGCGCCGCCTCGCGCTCGCGCAGCATCGCGCGCTGCTCGTTCGCGTCGAGGCGGGCCAGGAGCTGCCCGCGTGTCACGGTAGCCCCTTCGTCCGCGAGCAGCGTCTCGATCCTGCCGACGATCTTCGGCGCGACGGCCGCCTGCATCGCCTCCACTACTCCCGTGGCCGCCAGCGTGTCAACCAGATCGGCGCGGCGAGCCGCGACCACGGTAACGGTCGGCGGCGCAAGGGCTCGCCATAGGATGACGGCGACGAGCACCATTGCCACGACGACCCCGATGACCAAGCGAAGTCTTCTTTTCATTCCTTTGCCTGCCGGCGCATGCGAGCCGCCCGCAATGTGGGCGAACTGCTTTCGCAGGGGGGAATGGTCACCCGATGCATGTTACCCGATTGCGGGGTGTTTCGGCGCGGTAATTGGTTCGTCCTCTTACTGGGATGCCGTGTCGTGCGACGCAGAACGACCACGAGAGACACGGCGGCGCAGACTGCGAATCCGCGCGGAGAGCGACAGGATGCAATCCCGCGTACGGCGCGCAGGCCTGCCTGCGCCGGACGAGCCTGTCGCACCATCGCGCAGGCCTAATCCTCGCGCGCCAGCTCCGGCCACTCGTCCGCCGGGCGGCCGATGTGCCGCCGGAAGTCTCGCAGTTGGCGGTCGAACTGGTGGCTTTCCAGGTCATCGGCGGTGACGCCGAGCCAATTCTCCCACCAGCGATTCGCGGCATTCGCGCCCCGCGCGCGCCCGACATGATACGCGAGCATGGCTACGATGACGGCGATCACATACCCGCCGTAGGTCAGGATATCGCCGAGCCCTTGCTGCATTACGGCCTCCCCGCCCGCGTGATCTCCAGCACCGCCGCGCCGCTGATCTCGTCGCGTTTGAGGCGGCGCAGCGCTTCGTTGGCCTGCTCCAGGGGAAACGGCTGGGTATGCGTGCGCAAGGGTATCTCCGCCGCGAGCCGCATCAGCGCCTCGCCGTCCTCGCGCGTATTGGCAGTCACGCTGCGCAGGTTGCGCTCGCGGAACAGGTGCCGGTCGTAATCGAGCGGGGGAATCTGAGTCATGTATATCCCGGCGACGGCGAGCGTGCCGCCTTTGTCGAGCGCGTCGAGGATCGGCGGCACGAGTTCTCCGGCGGGCGCGAAGCATATCGCGCTGTGCAGCTTGTGCGGCGGGACCGCGCCGGACGCGCCGACCCACGTCGCGCCCATCTCTCGCGCCAGCGCGCGGTGGCGCTCCTCGCGGCTGACGACGTACACCTCGCAGCCCCAGTGCAGCGCGATCTGGATGACGATGTGCGCGGAGGCGCCGAAGCCGTAGAGGCCGAGCCGCTGGCCCGGCTTCACCTCGCTGCGGCGCAGGGCGCGATACCCGATAATCCCCGCGCACAGCAGCGGCGCGAGGGTCGCCGCCGGGAGTTCCTCGGGCAGCGCATACGCGAAATCCTCGTGCGCTAGAGTGTACTCGGCGTACCCGCCATCTTCGTCATAGCCCGTAAACCGAGGCTCATCACAGAGGTTCTCGTCGCCGCGCCGGCAGTACGCGCACGTGCCGTCGGTCTGATGCAGCCACGCCGCGCCGACGCGGTCGCCAGGCTTGAAGCGCGTCGCCCCATGCCCGAGCGCCTCCACGCGCCCCACGATTTCGTGGCCTGGAATGATGGGCTGTTTGTGCGGCGGCAGCTCGCCTTCGACGACATGCAGGTCGGTGCGGCAGACCCCGCAGACTTCCACGCGAACGAGGATCTCCTTCGCGCGCGGCTCCGGCGTCGGGATGTCGCGCAGCGCCAGCGGCGTGGTCGCGATATCGCCGGGCTGATCCAGAATCATCGCCTTCATTACTGCACCTCGGGGATGGAGCGCGCGCCGCGGTGCCTTGTGCCGGGCGTCCTGGCGTTGGGACTCCCGCGACGTGCGGCGAGAGATGCCTGTCAGCTTGCTGTGGTCTGCTGCGCCTGAGCCCGGACTACATAGGTCCCCGCGATCTTATCGTGCCACGCCTGCTTGTCGGGGTCGAACGCGATCCACAGGTATCCCAGGCACAGGACGAACGCCGACAGCAGAGAGCCTATCCACCGGATGAAGGCGATGAGGTAATCCACCTTCGTGCCGTCGGTCCTGATGACCCTGATGCTGAGGGCCATCATGCCCACCGTCTGGCCGTAGGCGCCGATGAGCAGCACGGAGTACGCTATTCCCGCCAGTATGCTGATGGCGCCGGCGGTCCGCGGCGCGCCGAGGACGGCGAGCACAGCGCCGATTACGACGCTGCCGACCGCACCGATGATCCCATCAATGAAGGAGGCGAGGAAGCGGGTCCAGAAGCCGACTTTCTCGGCGGGCACGACGAAGGTCTGCGGCGCGCCTAGGGGCGGCGCGGGCTGCGGCGGCATTTGAGCCCCGGGAGATTGGGCTTGGGTCGGCTGTCCCTGGGGCTGCTCGCCTTGCTCCGCGATCCGCGCGCACTTCGGGCATTCCTTGTCGAAGGGCTGAAGCTGATACCCGCACGTCGGACATACCTTGTCAGCCATGTCTGGCCTCCTTTTCCTGGAGAGGTGCCGGTACTGGTGTCAGCGTGCGGAGGCTCGGGCCACCGCATCCGCAAGATCCCTAGCGTCTGTGCCTTTCCGCCGATGCTTACCTTAACCGCCGGGCGAGGGAATCCTCCCGGGATGGCTTGCAGGGAAACCCGATGCGGATCGCTCCGCAGCGCTTGGACGGACTTTCTGCCCTACCTCTTCGCGCGGTAGATATGCACCGCGAGGCCCGTGAATGTGTCGTGAAATGAACCGCCTGTGACCGCCACCGTGCGGTCCTCGCCGAGGACCTCGATGTCGCCGTCGGGGAGCGCCACGCCGCGGAATGCCACACCAGCGGGGTCTATGCTCGAATTGGCAGCGAGGATGTAGCGGTAGCCCCCGGCATCGCGCACGGACACTTCAACACCGACATCTATCGAGAAGCCCAGCTCGTCGTACGCCAACTCCAGCTCGACCGGCGCTTCGTCCGCCACGAGGACATCGTGCAGATCCGCCAGCTCGCGGATGGTGCGCACGATCCCGCGCCAGCAATCACTCCCCTCATCGAGCGTGTGCGTCCCCCAGTAGATGATGCCGTTGCAGCGGTGAATCACCGACTGCCACGCCATGTAGCGCGTCATCTCGTATGTCGGATAGACCACCGAGGACTTGATCTTCGTCTCCGCGTCGAGGTCCGCCCACGCGAAGCCCTGCAGCACCATCCACACCGGCCGGTCCGGCCCCGCGACCGCGCGCATCTTGTCCACGTACTCGCCGACGCACGACGGCGTCTGGTTGCGCAGGTCCCCGTGGCGGCCGTCGGCGATCAGGCCGTAGATGTGCAGGATATCCGGCGGCACGATGGGGTAGATGTCCACCGACACCGCGTCGGTGCAGGCGTTGTATTTCCGCAGCGTTTCGACCGTATTGCGCGGAGCGTGGTTCAGGGTGACCGGATGGTTGGGATCGAGTTCCTTGATCAACCGGTAGCCGAGGGCAAGGCCATCCGGCAGCGCGCGAGCCGCGCCGGGGTCCTTCCACGTCCACGCGGGCTCGTCCATGCTCTCGTACATCAGCAGCGCGGGGTGATCCTTCGCGCCGGCGACGACCTCGCGAATGCGTCCCTCGCGGGCCTCGCGGTCGGCGGACAGATCGAGGCTCCCGCCGAGCGGAATCCAGCAGTACACGCCGGCCCGCGCGGCGGCGTAGAGCTGGGCGACATCGAAGCCGGCCNNNNNNNNNNNNNNNNNNNNNNNNNNNNNNNNNNNNNNNNNNNNNNNNNNNNNNNNNNNNNNNNNNNNNNNNNNNNNNNNNNNNNNNNNNNNNNNNNNNNCATTCGCTCGCTGCGCCCGAATATCCGCACCTTCGCCGGGAACGGCGTCATCGGCATCTTCGAGCAGGGCTGCTACAACACCACCGGCGGGTCGTTCGCCGAGTTGAAGGCGTACCTCATGGCGCGCTTCCTGTGGAACCAGGACTACGATTACGAGACCGCGCTGACGGAGTATCTCGAGGGCGTCTATGGACCGGCTGCGCCCGCCGTCCGCCGCTACGTGGATCTGTTGACCGGCAATGCGGCCGAGAAGAACCTGCACGCGCACATCTTCGACCGCACCGACATGCCCTATCTCGAGCCGGAAATCATAGACCAAGCCGACGAGATCCTCGATGAGGCGGAACGCCTGGCGGCGGGCAACGAGCAGGCGCTGCACCAGGTGCGTCTGGTGCGCCGGCAGACAATGTACGTACGGCTCAACCGCGCGGGCAAGTCGGAGTGGTCGTTCGTTGGTGACACGTATGCGCCCGGACCGTCCCCCGTGCCACCGGGGATGCTGGATGAGTTCGTCGAGCTGAGCAAGAGCATCGGTGTTACGGGTATTGCTGAACGCGGGGGCTGGGACTCATTCGTCGCGTCACATCGCACCGGCGCCGCGCCGCTGCCGGTGGTGACCATCGGCAACGACGCGCTGGCCCTGCGCTTCGTGCCCGCCCTCGGCGGGCGGCTGGTGAGCATGGTGGATAACGAGACCGGCCTAGAACTCATGGCCCCGCCCGACCTGCGCGTGGATGCGTACCCCGCTTCCGGCGGATACTACGACGGCATCGGCACGAGCACGATGGAGCCGGGCGAGCAGGGCGCCTACGAAGCCGAGAGAAGCGTGACCGCGTCAGGCGAGCAGGTGACGCTGACGCGCGACCTCGGCAACGGCCTGCGGCTGGAGCGCACCATACTGGTGGCGCCGGGCGACGAGCGCAGCGTCATGGTGACCAGCCGCCTCGTCAACGCGGGGTCCGCCCCGCAGCGGGCCGTGCTTCAGGTGCACCCAGAAGTCCGCGTCGGCGAGTTCGAGGACTGCCGTCTGGTCGCGACGCTGGCGGACGGCGCGCGGATTGACGATCCCTTCACCGATCACCCCGAGGGCCGGTGGTGGTCTCACGACCTGTCCGGCGATAAGCTCCCCGACGGCGCGTGGCGACTGGTCAACGACAAGCTCGGCGTGGAGCTGGGGATCCGGTTCAACGCGGACGAGGTCGCGCGCGTACTGGCGGAGCCGTGCGGCGACTGCCGCGAGGTGGAACTGACGCTGTTCAGCGCAGAGCGCGAGCTTGCCCCGGGGGAGGCGATCAGCATTAAGCACAGGTGGTACGTGCGGGACAGGTAACCGCTGAGCGCGCCGGAGCGGACGTGTCCGCCTTGGACGGACCGCGTAGATCGCAACATTGGGTCTGGCGTAGGTGCAGGCCGGAGAGGGGGTGGACGACGGCGAGAGCCGCCCGGATCTGAATCCGGCGCGACCATGAGGAGCACGAGCAATGCCTCTCATCATCTTCGAAGGGCCTGACATGGATGCGGACAAGAAGCGTGAGTTGGTGCGTTCGTTTTCAGACGCCACCGAGCGCGTGACCGGGATAAGTAGGGAGCATGTCACGGTCGTGATTCATCCGAACGACCGGGATAACGTCGGTGTCGGGGGAGAACTCCTTTCCGACCGGATGGCGCGGGAATCGGGATAGGAGCCCGATACCGTCGTCGAATCCTGCGCTGGAGGCGATCGAGGTGTCCAGGAAAGATACCCGCCGCGGAAGTCTCTTCGCGTTTGCGGCGAAGGTCGTGCTCGTCGCGATCGTCGCTGCCGTCGCCGTCTATCTGCTCCTGCTCGTTGAGTTGCAGCGCGCGCGCGACGCGCGGTTGGAGAAGCTCTACGCGGCGGGCGTGCCGCGGAGGTGGGAGGACGTCGCCCCGCCGCCCGTGCCGGACGAAGAGAACGCTGCAATCCTCTACCTCCAGGCGTTCGACACTCTCGAGCTCCCCCGTGATGACGATCTGCTCCTCAGCGATCTCTTGCGCCCCGACGTGCTTGATCAGCGCGGGGATCTTCGCGTACAGGCCCGGCAAATCCTGGCCCGCAACGCAGCGGCTCTGAGGCTGTTGAAGCAAGCTGCCGCGAAGCCGCGATGCCGGTTCCCGCTGGACTGGCACCTCGATCCCAATCAGGTGGTATTTCCTCAGTTTCGCGACCTGAGGGCGTGCGTGCGACTTCTGGCGGCAGACGCTGTGATCGCGGCTGAGCGAGGCGATGCCGACTATGCCGTTGCGTCGTGCCGGGCCGGCGTGAAGATGTCCGAGCACGTGTCGCGCGAACCGCTACTGATCGGCTTTCTCACGAGCGTCAGTGTACTCGCGACCGCCGTGCGCAGCTTCCCTTACGTGCTGGAACGGTCAAGTTTCGATGAGAGTACCTGTCGCGCGCTGTTCAAAGACCTTGCCGATATCGAGTGCGTCGATTCTCTCCAAAAAGCGATGGCTGTGAACGCATGCGAGGCGCTTTGGAGCTTTGAGGCGGCGCGCAATCAGCCCGGCAAGATACGAGAGTTATTCGGCGAGGCGTCGGGCATTGTTGATTCAACGTTCGGCCGCGCTCTGTTTAGTCTCTACCTCAGTCCAGGTAACCTGATGCGCCTCAGGGAGGAGTTCGACTATGCTGGCTTCCTTGAGGCTGCCCTCCATGCCACGGCCCAGCCATATCGCCTTGGATCTCATGCGCGACTCGACGCGGAAAGCAGAATCGAGCGCATGCCTCGCTACTTCCTGATTGCCCGGACGCTTGGGTTCGTGCCGACGTTCGCCGTCAGGAGTCGCGACGAAGCCTTGGCACGGCGTAACGCCATGCAGGTGGCGCTCGCGCTCGAAGCCTATCACACCAAGCACGGCGCGTACCCCGACTCGCTCGACGCGCTACGCAGCTACCCGGGGTGGGACTTGCCAAAGGACCCCTTCAGCGGCAAGCCATTTGCCTATCGGCGGAAAGGAGCGGGCTTCGTGCTCTATAGCTGGGGCGTGGATCTCGATGACGACGCCGGCCGGCCTTACGATTCACAAACCCGCGACGGCGACATGGTGTGGGAGTTCGAGAGGTGAGAACTCAGTGCGCTGACACTGGCTCATCGCGTGAAAGGCAGGGGGGCCTTGCGCGACAGTAACACGCATTCCAAACCGCCCGGTCGCGGCCCGATAATCCCGTTTGCGCTCAGGGTTGCGCTGGTCGTGATCGTCGTGGTTGTGGCGGTGTATCTGCTCCTGCTCGTGGAACTCCAGCGCGCGCTGAAGCCGCGACTGGAGCGGCTGCATGCGCTCGGCGTCCCGCAGACGTGGGCCGAGCTCGTCCCTCCGCCCATTCCCGACGACGAGA
Proteins encoded in this region:
- a CDS encoding zinc-dependent alcohol dehydrogenase family protein — protein: MKAMILDQPGDIATTPLALRDIPTPEPRAKEILVRVEVCGVCRTDLHVVEGELPPHKQPIIPGHEIVGRVEALGHGATRFKPGDRVGAAWLHQTDGTCAYCRRGDENLCDEPRFTGYDEDGGYAEYTLAHEDFAYALPEELPAATLAPLLCAGIIGYRALRRSEVKPGQRLGLYGFGASAHIVIQIALHWGCEVYVVSREERHRALAREMGATWVGASGAVPPHKLHSAICFAPAGELVPPILDALDKGGTLAVAGIYMTQIPPLDYDRHLFRERNLRSVTANTREDGEALMRLAAEIPLRTHTQPFPLEQANEALRRLKRDEISGAAVLEITRAGRP
- a CDS encoding efflux RND transporter periplasmic adaptor subunit is translated as MKRRLRLVIGVVVAMVLVAVILWRALAPPTVTVVAARRADLVDTLAATGVVEAMQAAVAPKIVGRIETLLADEGATVTRGQLLARLDANEQRAMLREREAALRMAEAEVAGAHAALAQERAASRARIQRAQAAELAARARLQDLRAGSRTQEIESARQAVAAAEAEAKLAAADYERMRDLFAKGAVSRANLDAAQARLAGAQAALRAARQELALLQEGARPEQIAAAEAELSAAQATEREARAAAGQVTVLERSLTAAEARVEQARAAVAVASSPLAETDVLAPISGRVGRRYLDVGDLASPQTPLFLITDTDNLWIAAEVDEEDLSLVHVGQKVEVAAEALARPLPGAVVEVAPLAIPRGLEQVRAKIVRSKVVLDEPTELLRPGMEVDVSADTTLARDVLLAPTDALIEEAETTYVMVVRSSVVRRQKVAVGYTTFRDAEITSGLREGDQVVVAGGEGLRDGQRVTAREE
- a CDS encoding glucosylceramidase — translated: MPHSFCFLGLVCLVLPVLLATSRAAGDEVRFDFETGDLQGWAVVAGKFDRLICDREMCRNTPEVKLNHQGRYFLSTVELADGGFNDTMIGVIESPVFVLTEPTISFLVGGGAHPDTYVALCTEDGTEVLKASGRSAELMRRVVWDAHEFVGVKMFVSIVDRRTGGWGHVTFDDFTATGRIDLEATAMLRRTFAQRERARIERERALAARRKAEAAKHRRQLSSDDYLFSRGRQRVYRGEQLTGISLPVGGIGSGCIQMDGRGVRTVWQIFNNHEQASVPHSFFAVRAKSPGAPAMVRALQTAPVGPFAAMKSLSFRGEYPFGWYDFKDPQLPVSVSLETFNPLIPLNARDSAIPCAIYNLSAENRGDETAEVSFLATQQNAVGFTGKGAIDGRSHGDYGGNMNRIARVKGATVLHMSADMKDDAPGSGDMALAAIGEAATATAAWRELDALAAAFANDGELHGPKKAGPSPPGATTDAALAVPFKLKPGEKRTVTFVLAWHFPNAAHGNRKWGGRGNMYANWWGGALDVAREVASRLPELTQLTRLYHDTLYSSNLPRWLLDRIGSQVAILRSQTCFWTKDGYFGGWEGCVPSGGCCLGNCSHVWHYAQAHARLFPEIGRIMREQELRFQTPDGGIPHRQAPNFGPAFDGQCGIILGAYREHLVGPDRRWLGRHWPKVKLAMDYTIATWDADEDGVLAGAQWNTLDEALGGSSSWLGTLYLAALAAAEKMAALQEEPDTAARYRRIRESGSARQDETLFNGDYYIQIPDAEPRKDYMTGCHIDQVLGQWWAHQLDLGWLYPPARVRTALRSLVKHNFRPHFVGIAQAPRKFVDDSDAGLQMITWPAGGRPDPQQTMFYADEVMTGFEYSAAAAMMQSDLLNQGFMIVRAVADRYDGRLRTGLTGPDSAAWGYSGNPFGDDECGKFYARAMSVWSMLLACQGFIYDGPAGVIGFEPKWRPEDHVSFFTAAEGWGLFAQKRTRRQQTERIEMRRGQLRVRTMIFAAPRNRRPVRVTVTAAGAAVPASLSVEDSRITVSLASGITVREGEIIEVTLR
- a CDS encoding RDD family protein, which produces MPPQPAPPLGAPQTFVVPAEKVGFWTRFLASFIDGIIGAVGSVVIGAVLAVLGAPRTAGAISILAGIAYSVLLIGAYGQTVGMMALSIRVIRTDGTKVDYLIAFIRWIGSLLSAFVLCLGYLWIAFDPDKQAWHDKIAGTYVVRAQAQQTTAS
- a CDS encoding FtsX-like permease family protein, with amino-acid sequence MSVAVFPNMSRLNTKVIRELTRSRWQFIAVAATVMLGIAFFQGSLVSYSNLGRSYALTYRELAFGDVWVRMAAAPDRLARRVGRVPGVRVAMGRIVEEVRVSLRDRPVRQVLGRMISVPAEHQPEINRVRVVKGRYLSPQSRREALLEISFAKAHNYRVGEFIYPTIRGEEIRFRIVGLVQSAEYIYAIQSKQYLMPTPNTFGVMFVPERQAETLFDMAGAINEICVTTEPGQREAVARRIRTITDRYGGEKPDTRDEQPSNKLLMADLEGYRQMAIIFPLLFLTATVLTNYTLLARIVQAQRPQIGVLRASGFGQRAVLVHYLWIALAPALIGGVLGIGLGYIFAWSVTRMYVYFINIPYMFFEGRPDLAVAAMLIAAGAGLIGALSPARKAARLPPARAMSQEAMMTGFLPRGVRWLGRGLPPSLKLPVRNLVRRPRRAVYTILGIALGVAMVVLSLALLDSVEDAIATFFQEIERYDVSAGFAIEQPGRVVSQIEGWPGVWRVEPTLGVAVDLERGDVTHATILEGLPPGGQLRRLTDASGRRVVPEPGEVLLGAMLRNKFGVREGDWIRLSYVQNRREFGIVRMARVGPAITQPIGSTAYMRMDDVQRLFADRLGKPLGAASGVLIRGAPERLEWIKRRLDRIPAVAAVHDRGQTYDEIQELMRFNRVFMGILAFFGVGLAFAAVFTAVSINVLERVRELATLRTLGFGLRQIAWFTSVENLAVAAAGAAVGVPLGRWLDVYLITSAQTESMSLEPVIYLRTYLIAVFGILALALVSQIPSLLNVRGMDLAQATKHIAD